CTCGGATGCAGCCCTCGGTGTCGGCGGGGCCGTGATCCCACAGGCACCAACGCTCCTTCGTAACCCTGCACCCGTGCTTAGGCTAGCAGGTCATTATCATTGTTTTTTGGGGAGGCAGCATCTCTTCCCCTGCTTGCAGTTAAGCCCTCCAGATTGCAGGTTTCCAGGGAAAGTTTTGCAAGGAGGAAAAGCCACGTCTGTGCACGTACACGCTCGCAGACATGCAGGCAGGCGACAAATGCTTGCACACCTGGATGGACCAATGGTCAGCATCCCTCTCGTCCAGAAGATTTCTGACCTCCTATTCAAGAGGAAGCAGACGGAGAAGGTTATCTTTCCTTTttggattatttctttttgaaatcCATGAATGTTTCTGGGGGAAGTATTTATGCTGTTGCAGGGGCTGTGTTTTTCTCCCGGGCTCATCTCCAGACATGAAACCAGCAGTCCCGACGTGTTGAAATCTGCCTGGATCCGGGGTGGTCGTTTGAGACTGAAGTCAAATCAGATCAACTCGAGTAAGTCCCAGCAATGTGGAAAGGAAACTCCAGAGGACTGCAGCGAGGAGAGGGAGTGCTGGTGGCCACAAGGTTTTCTCTTGAGACCCTTTAGAAAACAACTAACtaacttgaaaaacaaacaaacaaaaaattaaccTGCCTGAAACCCGCACTGGAAAATCACCAACTCAGAGAGCTTGCTACGTCGGGGTGGCCTCTGCTCGTGGCAGGGGAatgcaggcagcactggggagaggCATGGGAAGGTGCGGGATGGCGGAGCGGCCGTGGCTGGCGTGTCTCTGGCTCTGTCCTTTCCTTGCTGAGTCCTTGTCAAGAGGCTGCTGTAGATTCCGAGTCCTCAGTTTcttcagggtttgtttttctcttttcttttcttttcttttcttttcttttcttttcttttcttttcttttcttttccactttcttttctttttcgctttcttttctctctttttgcttttcctttcttctttctttctcttttttttttccttttccttcctttctcttttttcttttcctttctttttttcttcttacatgAGATGAAAGGAATCGGAGTCCCGGGGCACGGGGAGGTGCAGAGGGGAGGGTGGAAGGGAGCCTGGGTAGGTAGTGatggggtggagggaggggatgTGACTTCACTCCACGTTGCTGCTGTCGAACGCGTGGCACTGCAGGTCTCCACTCAGGTAGTCAGTCCCTGGCAGCTTCATGCCATATTTGTCCACACACCAACACAACCCACGCTTCCGGCCTCGGGAGGGCTTGCACTGGGGAGACACCCAAGGGCAGAGATCAGGAGATGTCCACCAGTTACCCCATGGGTTCCCTGCACTGTGCTTTGCCCCTTTCACCCCAGCAATGCAGTTCCCTGGGTAGGACCtagctcctgctctctgctttcagcaCAACCCCATCCCCACTGCCATGCCAGTCTGGAGCTTGCTGACTTTTCCTCATCCGTCACCACCTCCCTCAGGATGCTCATTTCAGGCCAGATGGCACTTGGAGCCATCAGCAAGGGCACCCACCACCAAATGTGCCTCGAGATGCTTGCAGCAACCACCCACCAGCCCAGTAGAGGAAAAACCTCCATTGCTTCCATTCAGGGCAGCAGCAAAAACCTCCCTGGGTGGTAAGCCCTCCATGAGGCTCTTACCTGCTTCCTCTTGTAAAAGCCCTTTCGGTCGCAGTTGGGGAGGTGGACAGCACGGGGGACCATCCGCTGGCTGCTCTTGAGCTCCTGCAGGGACGCCTCCATGTGCCTGCGGCAGGGGCCCTACAAGTGGCAAGAAGATGGAGTGTGAGAAGAGGAGCACCCTGCAGCAAGCCTTCATCTGCAAATGCCTCCAGGCCCCTGCCACCCCACCAGCACTTGCTCCCCAGGGGGGAAATGCCCTCCCACAGCTCCTCGCCCGCCCATGGCAGCCCCAAGGCAGAAAGGCAAAGGCACCCACCAGCTCAAACTCCTGCCGAAGCTCAGGGATGACGATGCGGGGGTGTGCTGTGTTCTCTGCCATGCCCACAAACTTGGCCAGGGTCAGCTTCTTCCGGCGGTCCTTCTTCAGGGCCTCAGCCTTCAGCTCGGAGAGGCGCCCAGGCTTGGGGCGGTAAGCCTTGGGAGGATAGGTCTCCTCTGTCATCTCTGATGTGGTTGGCTCCTCGTGTTCTCGGGACTCCCGTTCTGGAAGGGAATGGATACCAAACCATCAGGTCTCCATGAACTGACTGGGGCTTGCTTTGGCACAGAGAGCCTCCTGCCCAACCCCAGAGGATATCTTTGCACCAGGCAGGATAGGAACATCTGATCAAAGAAATCCCTTTCCCAGCTGTTGCCTACAGCCCCGACTTTATCCCACTGTATGGGACTTGGCATGGTTTTTGTGTGATCCCCAAGCTCAGTACAGGAAGGTGTCTGAGGGTGAGAAGGATTTGGGGAACAGAACTGGCTCCTACACACAAGGCCACTATCTGCAGTGTGCCAATGGAGAAGGACTGGCGGGAGGGTTATCCCACACCCAGAAAGGATATGACACAACATGACACAAAAAATGTAGCAGAGGAGCCCTTTAGCCATGGCAAGAGGATTAAGTGACAAATTCACCCCCCACATTGCAGATGCAAGAGCAAAAGCCAGGTATGCTTGAAGAGGAGACAACTATAAAGTCAAAGTCAATCACACAGCAAAGGCATCATGTGGTCGGGCAGATACTTCGG
This is a stretch of genomic DNA from Apus apus isolate bApuApu2 chromosome 6, bApuApu2.pri.cur, whole genome shotgun sequence. It encodes these proteins:
- the IGFBP5 gene encoding insulin-like growth factor-binding protein 5 gives rise to the protein MLLRLLVLLGACPGLSRCLGSFVQCEPCDSKALSLCPPPPLGCELVKEPGCGCCLTCALPAGQPCGVYTERCARGLRCLPRQGEEKPLHALLHGTAVCLSEKSYREQAKAERESREHEEPTTSEMTEETYPPKAYRPKPGRLSELKAEALKKDRRKKLTLAKFVGMAENTAHPRIVIPELRQEFELGPCRRHMEASLQELKSSQRMVPRAVHLPNCDRKGFYKRKQCKPSRGRKRGLCWCVDKYGMKLPGTDYLSGDLQCHAFDSSNVE